The following coding sequences are from one Hymenobacter sp. DG25A window:
- the murA gene encoding UDP-N-acetylglucosamine 1-carboxyvinyltransferase, with product MASFEVIGGKPLKGEIVPQGAKNEALQILCAVLLTAEPVTISNIPNIRDVNKLIELLRDMGVKVEQLAPDTYRFQADAVNVDYLNSAEFVAQGRALRGSVMILGPMLARFGKCQLPKPGGDKIGRRPMDTHFLGLEKLGGKLTMDGHDFYRITAENGLRGTHMLLDEASVTGTANIVMAAVLAEGVTTIYNAACEPYLQQLCKMLVRMGAKINGICSNLLTVEGVESLGGTEHRMLPDMIEIGSFIGLAAMTGSEITIKDCQIAELGLIPDTFRKLGIQMEFRGDDIHIPAQAHYEIATYLDGSILTVSDHTWPGFTPDLLSIVLVVATQAQGTVLIHQKMFESRLFFVDKLIDMGAQIILCDPHRATVIGLDQRTKLRGITMTSPDIRAGVALLIAALSADGRSVIENVEQIDRGYQYIDERLQALGAQIRRL from the coding sequence ATGGCCTCTTTTGAAGTAATCGGCGGGAAACCGCTGAAGGGTGAAATTGTGCCACAGGGCGCAAAAAACGAAGCACTGCAAATACTTTGTGCTGTTCTGCTCACGGCGGAGCCCGTCACCATTTCCAACATTCCCAACATCCGCGACGTCAACAAGCTCATTGAGCTGCTGCGCGATATGGGCGTGAAAGTGGAGCAGCTGGCCCCCGACACGTACCGCTTCCAGGCGGATGCGGTAAACGTGGACTACCTGAATTCTGCGGAATTTGTGGCCCAGGGCCGCGCCCTGCGTGGTTCGGTTATGATTCTGGGTCCTATGCTGGCGCGCTTTGGCAAGTGCCAGCTGCCTAAGCCAGGCGGCGACAAAATTGGCCGCCGGCCCATGGATACGCACTTCCTGGGCCTGGAGAAGCTGGGCGGCAAGCTCACCATGGATGGCCACGACTTCTACCGCATTACGGCCGAAAACGGCCTGCGCGGCACCCACATGCTGTTGGATGAAGCCTCGGTAACGGGCACCGCCAATATTGTCATGGCGGCCGTACTGGCTGAAGGCGTTACCACCATCTACAATGCGGCCTGTGAGCCGTATCTGCAGCAGCTTTGCAAAATGCTGGTGCGCATGGGCGCTAAAATCAACGGCATCTGCTCCAACCTGCTGACCGTGGAAGGCGTGGAAAGCCTGGGTGGCACCGAGCACCGCATGCTTCCCGATATGATTGAAATCGGCTCTTTCATCGGCTTGGCCGCCATGACGGGCTCCGAAATCACGATTAAAGACTGTCAGATTGCGGAGTTGGGCCTTATCCCCGACACCTTCCGCAAGCTGGGCATTCAAATGGAATTCCGCGGCGACGATATTCATATTCCGGCGCAGGCCCACTATGAAATTGCCACTTACCTGGATGGCAGCATTCTGACGGTTTCCGACCACACCTGGCCCGGCTTCACGCCCGATCTGCTCAGCATTGTGCTGGTAGTGGCCACCCAGGCCCAGGGCACCGTGCTCATTCACCAGAAGATGTTTGAGTCCCGCCTGTTCTTCGTAGACAAGCTCATTGACATGGGGGCCCAGATTATTCTCTGCGACCCGCACCGCGCCACCGTTATCGGGCTGGACCAGCGCACCAAGCTGCGCGGCATCACCATGACCTCGCCGGATATCCGGGCCGGGGTAGCGCTGCTCATTGCGGCGCTTTCCGCCGATGGCCGCAGCGTAATTGAAAACGTGGAGCAGATTGACCGCGGCTATCAGTACATTGATGAGCGCCTGCAGGCACTGGGCGCCCAGATTCGCCGCCTGTAA